A genome region from Magnolia sinica isolate HGM2019 chromosome 8, MsV1, whole genome shotgun sequence includes the following:
- the LOC131253022 gene encoding protein SLOW GREEN 1, chloroplastic-like, with product MESFSKIQPPLQLSLPNRSFPKPPFSSVFFPKTPSSKPPSTKTPFKTHKSFLLKSSSSSSHHPQTPSSLPKKPSFLPKQSSALLPSTKNPLPSLLKSISISLVTAAALFFTRFNHNRCIAALPTTAPPSTARSSDATPESEKERERSLEEFLDSHPDDVSSLRALMEIKIKLQKLPEAIDIIDRLIALQPIESEWPLLRAHLHLYGGEVETAKSAFEEIISTDPFRVEAYHGLAMAAMQSEPQDLEALMKRIEGVIERCKKEKKGELREFKLLVAQVRVIEGKYEEALKVYQQLVKEEPRDFRPYLCQGIIYTLLRKMDEAEKQFEKYRRLVPKGHPYADYFDDNVLATKVFSQMAEKDRAGLKR from the coding sequence ATGGAATCCTTCAGCAAAATCCAGCCTCctctccaactctctcttccCAATCGTTCTTTCCCAAAACCCCCCTTCTCTTCTGTTTTCTTTCCAAAAACACCCTCCTCCAAACCCCCTTCTACCAAAACCCCGTTCAAAACCCACAAATCCTTCCTCCTCAAatcatcctcttcttcctcccATCACCCCCAAACCCCCTCATCTTTACCAAAAAAGCCTTCTTTTTTACCAAAACAATCCTCTGCCCTCCTCCCTTCTACAAAAAACCCCCTCCCATCCCTCCTCAAATCCATTTCCATCTCCCTCGTCACTGCCGCCGCCCTATTCTTTACCCGCTTCAATCACAACCGTTGCATTGCGGCGCTCCCCACCACAGCCCCTCCATCCACCGCCCGTTCGTCTGATGCCACCCCCGAGtcggagaaagaaagagagagatcccTTGAAGAGTTCTTGGACTCCCACCCCGACGACGTAAGCTCGCTCAGAGCCCTTATGGAGATAAAGATCAAGCTCCAAAAACTTCCGGAAGCAATTGACATCATCGATCGTCTAATTGCCCTTCAGCCCATAGAGTCGGAATGGCCGTTGCTGCGGGCCCACCTCCACCTCTATGGTGGGGAAGTTGAGACCGCCAAATCTGCATTCGAGGAGATAATCTCCACTGACCCTTTTCGTGTTGAGGCCTACCATGGCCTCGCGATGGCCGCTATGCAATCCGAGCCGCAGGACCTCGAGGCACTGATGAAGAGAATTGAGGGTGTGATTGAGCGGtgcaaaaaggagaagaaggggGAACTGAGGGAGTTCAAATTGCTGGTGGCACAGGTGCGGGTGATTGAAGGGAAGTATGAAGAGGCATTGAAGGTCTATCAGCAGCTTGTGAAGGAGGAGCCGAGGGATTTCCGCCCTTATCTGTGTCAAGGCATTATATATACATTGTTGAGGAAGATGGATGAGGCAGAGAAGCAGTTTGAGAAGTACCGCCGGCTTGTGCCGAAGGGGCATCCCTATGCAGACTATTTCGATGATAATGTGCTTGCTACGAAGGTGTTTTCACAGATGGCGGAGAAAGATAGGGCCGGTTTGAAGAGATGA